The following proteins are encoded in a genomic region of Deltaproteobacteria bacterium:
- a CDS encoding PDZ domain-containing protein, translating into MHRPLKKFAFFLLLLSVAALSSPPIQTEHSNDFKGLKVFERAINFVKSNYVNPRDIDPRKMLQGSLRELAKTINPLVFQLSQRKLRLSLGSEMKELPLPQELDISTLPSILKEVLGFLSSHSLSEEEEKKNWEHLVIQGALDTLDPHSSFLPPKTFNEFRIGTKGNFGGLGIVVGIRNGELTVIAPLEGTPAWKAGIKPKDKIVQIDEESTINMPLSEAVEKLRGKIGTRVTLIVQREGGGENLSFLLTRALIKIQSVNASLIDKNRRIGLLKIKNFQEETLSELERYLNLLKQQVGAQGLAGLVLDLRNNPGGLLDQAVFITDRFLSKGVIVSTVGAGERNEDREYAKPGNPEENIPLVVLVNEGSASASEIIAGALKNLDRATILGAQTFGKGTVQTIYDLKDGSAMKLTIAKYLTPGNIPVQSIGISPDIALDPARVSEKNTDLVENEARREKDLKEDSPTETAHPIMQPILRIRYLDKDKKEEGPEEDDEGAGQVNLEEDLPVAVAKEILVASASLSRQDQIKAALPLLHRIREKEEKKIGEGLAKIGIDWSVGDLAREKPAADLQMEIINDKGEVQTELIPGKEFKIRVTVTNKGRSPYYQLMAVMHSEDPFFKNHEFVFGKIDPQEKKSWSLPIKVPDFLLPREIPVLLAFQEAKNNSPKNFSAKIRVASPPPPLYSFAYELPGEKKIEKGKKMTLLVTVKNRGSGSSEHPLVSLRNPEGEGIFIEKGRVELTPLLPGQEQKVPLQFHIEPSFQKSSFALELEIADSKTGQGFSKKLKFPIGSPLPANTTTFYIPPVFIMDYLPLDAKEPKMNITGVVSDDERPKSLILFVGEDKVYYKENESRTDHTLKFDTRISPKKGLNFLTLTAQDDNDLTSRKQWILWKK; encoded by the coding sequence GTGCATAGACCCTTGAAAAAGTTTGCCTTTTTCCTTCTTCTCCTCTCCGTTGCCGCCCTCTCCTCCCCCCCGATTCAAACGGAACATAGTAACGACTTCAAAGGGCTGAAGGTCTTCGAACGGGCCATTAATTTCGTAAAATCAAATTATGTCAACCCCCGAGATATCGATCCCCGCAAGATGCTCCAGGGTTCCTTAAGGGAACTGGCAAAGACGATCAATCCGCTTGTCTTCCAGTTGTCGCAGAGAAAACTGCGCCTGAGTCTGGGGTCAGAGATGAAGGAATTACCCCTCCCTCAAGAGCTGGATATCAGCACCCTCCCTTCCATCCTGAAAGAGGTCCTGGGCTTCCTGTCGAGCCATTCCCTGTCGGAAGAAGAGGAGAAAAAGAACTGGGAGCATCTTGTCATTCAGGGGGCGTTGGATACCCTCGATCCGCATTCCTCTTTTCTGCCCCCCAAAACCTTCAATGAGTTCAGGATCGGGACAAAGGGAAATTTTGGCGGTCTCGGGATTGTCGTCGGGATACGGAACGGCGAGCTGACGGTTATCGCCCCTCTGGAAGGGACCCCCGCCTGGAAGGCCGGTATCAAGCCCAAAGACAAGATCGTCCAGATCGATGAAGAATCGACCATCAATATGCCGCTTTCGGAAGCGGTTGAAAAACTCCGTGGTAAAATCGGAACCCGCGTGACCTTGATCGTGCAAAGAGAAGGAGGCGGTGAAAACCTGAGTTTCCTTCTGACGCGGGCCCTCATCAAAATACAGAGCGTCAATGCCAGCCTGATTGATAAAAACCGAAGAATCGGCCTGCTCAAGATCAAGAATTTCCAGGAAGAAACCCTTTCCGAACTGGAACGCTACCTCAACCTCCTCAAACAACAGGTGGGGGCACAGGGACTGGCCGGTCTTGTGTTGGATCTCCGAAATAACCCCGGTGGTCTTCTGGATCAGGCTGTTTTTATTACCGATCGTTTCCTCTCCAAAGGGGTAATCGTCAGCACGGTGGGGGCCGGAGAACGCAATGAAGACCGCGAATATGCCAAACCGGGAAATCCCGAAGAAAATATCCCGCTCGTCGTGCTGGTCAACGAAGGGAGTGCCTCTGCTTCCGAAATTATCGCCGGGGCCCTGAAAAATCTGGACCGGGCTACAATCCTGGGGGCCCAGACTTTCGGCAAAGGAACCGTCCAGACGATCTATGATCTCAAAGATGGGTCGGCCATGAAGTTAACCATCGCCAAATACCTCACCCCCGGCAACATCCCGGTCCAGTCAATAGGAATCTCACCGGATATCGCCCTGGACCCGGCCAGGGTTTCCGAAAAGAACACGGATCTTGTCGAAAATGAGGCACGCCGCGAAAAAGACCTAAAGGAAGATTCTCCCACAGAGACGGCCCACCCTATCATGCAACCGATCCTGAGAATCCGTTACCTTGACAAGGATAAGAAGGAAGAGGGTCCGGAAGAGGACGACGAAGGGGCCGGTCAGGTCAATCTGGAAGAGGATTTACCGGTTGCCGTAGCCAAGGAGATCCTTGTCGCCAGTGCCAGCCTCTCGAGACAGGACCAGATCAAGGCGGCCCTACCCCTGCTCCACCGGATCAGGGAAAAGGAGGAAAAGAAAATCGGGGAGGGATTGGCAAAGATCGGCATTGATTGGTCTGTAGGTGACCTTGCGAGGGAAAAACCGGCGGCCGATCTTCAAATGGAGATCATCAATGACAAGGGAGAGGTTCAAACTGAACTAATCCCCGGCAAGGAATTCAAGATCCGGGTGACCGTCACCAACAAGGGACGCTCTCCTTATTACCAACTGATGGCCGTCATGCACAGCGAAGACCCGTTCTTCAAAAACCATGAGTTCGTCTTCGGCAAGATTGACCCCCAGGAAAAGAAAAGCTGGAGTCTGCCGATCAAGGTCCCCGATTTCCTCCTCCCTCGCGAGATACCGGTCCTGCTCGCCTTTCAGGAGGCAAAAAATAACTCCCCCAAGAATTTCAGCGCCAAGATCAGGGTCGCTTCACCACCCCCTCCTCTTTACAGCTTTGCCTATGAGCTTCCGGGAGAAAAAAAGATTGAAAAGGGAAAAAAGATGACACTCCTCGTGACTGTCAAAAACAGGGGGAGTGGTTCCTCAGAACATCCTTTGGTTAGCCTCCGCAATCCCGAAGGGGAAGGGATTTTTATTGAAAAAGGAAGGGTCGAGCTGACACCCCTCCTCCCCGGTCAGGAACAGAAGGTCCCCCTGCAGTTTCACATAGAGCCTTCGTTTCAGAAATCCTCGTTTGCCCTTGAACTGGAGATCGCCGATAGCAAGACAGGACAAGGTTTCAGCAAAAAACTGAAATTTCCGATCGGGAGCCCCCTTCCGGCCAATACCACCACCTTTTACATTCCCCCCGTCTTTATCATGGATTATCTGCCCCTGGATGCGAAGGAACCCAAGATGAACATCACTGGCGTGGTGAGCGATGATGAACGCCCAAAGAGCCTGATCCTCTTTGTCGGAGAGGATAAGGTCTATTACAAGGAAAACGAAAGCCGGACCGACCACACCCTCAAATTTGACACCCGAATATCCCCGAAAAAAGGGCTGAACTTCCTCACCCTGACGGCGCAGGATGATAATGACCTCACCTCGCGAAAACAGTGGATCCTTTGGAAAAAATGA
- the proS gene encoding proline--tRNA ligase, with protein MLLSQLFAPTLRETPAEAETISHRLMLRAGMIRKLAAGVYSYLPLGLRVIEKVERIIREELNTAGAQEVLLPIVMPKELWEETGRWGKYGKELLRFKDRHDREFCFGPTHEEAITDLVRSNVKSYRDLPLNLYQIQTKFRDEVRPRFGLMRGREFIMKDCYSFDVSEEASRKIYQKMFETYKKIFARCGLVFKVVEAGTGVIGGSLSHEFQVLAGSGEDAVLSCVSCEWGMNKEMATEKGHKKCPHCGKELKEYRGIEVGQVFYLGTKYSFPMKAFFLDEKGNQKPIVMGCYGIGVGRTAAAAIEQNHDENGIIWPLPIAPFHVELLPLQDDPAVRETAQKLYQGLQKEKIEVLMDDRSESAGVKFKDADLIGIPYRIVVGTKGLKEGKIELKERKGGQVSLIPVDAVIGELKKKLDSLLAG; from the coding sequence ATGCTTCTTTCTCAACTTTTTGCGCCGACACTCCGTGAAACCCCTGCCGAGGCAGAAACGATCAGTCATCGTTTGATGCTCCGGGCCGGGATGATCCGCAAACTGGCGGCCGGGGTTTACAGTTATCTTCCCCTGGGACTTCGTGTTATTGAAAAAGTGGAGCGGATCATCCGTGAAGAGTTGAATACTGCCGGGGCGCAGGAAGTTCTTCTGCCAATTGTGATGCCCAAAGAACTTTGGGAGGAGACGGGGCGGTGGGGAAAGTATGGCAAGGAACTGCTCCGGTTCAAAGACCGTCACGACAGGGAGTTTTGTTTTGGACCGACCCACGAAGAAGCGATCACCGATCTTGTCCGAAGCAACGTCAAATCCTACAGGGATCTTCCCCTGAACCTCTATCAGATTCAGACAAAATTCAGGGATGAGGTCCGTCCCCGATTTGGCCTGATGCGCGGTCGAGAATTCATCATGAAGGATTGCTACAGTTTTGACGTGAGCGAGGAGGCCTCTCGCAAGATTTATCAGAAAATGTTTGAAACCTACAAAAAGATTTTTGCCCGTTGCGGTCTTGTCTTCAAGGTGGTCGAGGCGGGGACCGGTGTCATTGGTGGTTCTCTCTCGCATGAATTCCAGGTCCTGGCCGGTTCCGGGGAGGATGCGGTGCTTTCCTGTGTCTCTTGTGAATGGGGGATGAACAAGGAGATGGCTACTGAAAAGGGGCATAAAAAGTGTCCCCACTGCGGCAAGGAGTTGAAGGAATACCGCGGGATTGAGGTCGGGCAGGTCTTTTACCTGGGGACGAAGTATTCGTTCCCGATGAAGGCTTTTTTTCTTGATGAAAAGGGAAATCAGAAACCGATCGTGATGGGGTGCTACGGGATCGGTGTCGGTCGGACAGCCGCGGCGGCCATCGAACAAAACCACGATGAGAACGGGATCATCTGGCCGTTGCCGATTGCCCCTTTTCATGTTGAGCTTCTTCCGCTTCAAGACGATCCCGCTGTTCGTGAAACCGCCCAGAAATTGTATCAAGGGTTGCAAAAGGAAAAAATCGAGGTCTTGATGGATGATCGTTCCGAATCGGCCGGGGTTAAATTCAAGGATGCCGACCTGATCGGAATCCCCTACCGGATTGTTGTTGGGACCAAGGGGCTCAAGGAAGGAAAGATTGAGCTCAAAGAAAGAAAAGGGGGACAAGTGTCTCTGATCCCTGTCGATGCCGTTATTGGGGAGCTGAAGAAGAAGCTGGACTCCCTCCTTGCCGGATAA
- the rlmB gene encoding 23S rRNA (guanosine(2251)-2'-O)-methyltransferase RlmB produces MSQVLCGRHPVLHAVKAGRRKVERVTLSENIPEGEKAQILSLLKERKIPCEIKEAGYLSKIAPLERHQGFVAEVSDYPYVSLDEILQSAAPKKRGIVLVLDEVQDPQHLGALIRAACCFGVEGVMIPEGHASQITPTAARASSGGIEYLKIARISSIAKGLDRFKEAQFWVYGTEAEAKDSIENQDFNSQVALVIGSEGRGMRRLVREKCDLLVSIPISGPVTSLSASAAGAVALYTIARKQSQKIQ; encoded by the coding sequence ATGTCTCAAGTCCTTTGCGGTCGTCATCCCGTTCTGCATGCCGTGAAGGCGGGACGGCGGAAGGTGGAGCGTGTGACTCTTTCGGAAAATATTCCTGAAGGAGAAAAGGCCCAGATTCTCTCCTTATTAAAGGAAAGAAAGATCCCCTGCGAAATAAAGGAGGCCGGTTACTTATCAAAGATTGCCCCCCTTGAACGGCACCAGGGGTTTGTGGCCGAGGTTTCTGACTACCCTTACGTTTCTTTGGACGAGATCCTCCAATCGGCGGCCCCCAAAAAGAGGGGCATTGTTCTGGTTCTGGATGAGGTTCAAGACCCCCAGCATCTGGGGGCCTTGATTCGAGCCGCCTGTTGTTTTGGGGTCGAAGGGGTGATGATTCCTGAAGGACACGCCTCCCAGATCACCCCGACAGCCGCCCGGGCCTCCAGTGGTGGGATTGAATACCTCAAGATCGCCAGAATCTCCAGTATTGCCAAGGGGTTGGATCGTTTCAAAGAGGCCCAGTTTTGGGTCTATGGAACCGAGGCGGAGGCCAAGGATTCTATTGAAAATCAGGACTTTAACTCTCAGGTAGCCCTCGTGATTGGGAGTGAAGGGCGGGGGATGCGCCGGCTGGTCCGTGAAAAATGTGATCTCCTTGTCTCCATTCCGATTTCAGGCCCGGTTACTTCTCTTTCCGCCTCTGCGGCCGGGGCTGTCGCTCTCTATACAATTGCCCGGAAACAATCTCAAAAAATCCAATAA